In Candidatus Nitronauta litoralis, one DNA window encodes the following:
- a CDS encoding PepSY domain-containing protein has translation MNLKALKIWYGVHKWTSLVCTVFMLLLCLTGLPLIFFHEIDHAMGRSVDPPETVAVRGPASLDSIVSDAQKRKPGDVVQFMGTSSDEPHSIFITMGETIDAPEASAFFTYDARTGEFVHEYPLKQGFMFTVFKLHVDLFADLPGMLFLGFMGLLLTISLVSGAVVYSPFMRNLPFGTVRRDRSVSLKWLDLHNLIGIGTLVWFLVVGVTGVINTLATPILDQWKETELASMIAPYMNDEPGTEPVSLERAVAAARAAEPEMELGFIAFPGNSFAGPYHFSAFMRGKTPLTSKIRTPLLIDTRSYEVVEKRELPLYVKAFLISQPLHFGDYGGLPLKILWAILDILAIIVLVSGIVLWYKGRRVPIEARLKIDQLAA, from the coding sequence TTGAATTTAAAAGCGCTGAAAATCTGGTACGGTGTGCACAAGTGGACAAGCCTTGTGTGCACCGTATTCATGTTATTGCTTTGTCTGACCGGACTCCCCTTGATCTTTTTCCATGAAATCGATCATGCCATGGGAAGGAGCGTGGACCCTCCCGAAACCGTTGCGGTTCGTGGTCCTGCCAGCCTCGATTCCATCGTGTCTGACGCTCAGAAACGCAAGCCAGGCGATGTTGTCCAGTTCATGGGAACCTCGTCGGATGAACCGCATTCCATATTCATCACTATGGGTGAAACCATTGATGCGCCGGAAGCTTCCGCATTTTTCACCTACGATGCCCGAACCGGGGAATTTGTCCACGAATATCCCCTTAAGCAGGGCTTTATGTTCACTGTTTTCAAGCTCCATGTAGATTTGTTTGCGGACCTCCCGGGAATGTTGTTTTTAGGTTTCATGGGGCTGCTGTTGACGATTTCGCTGGTTTCCGGTGCAGTGGTCTACAGCCCCTTTATGCGCAATCTCCCATTTGGGACTGTTCGCAGGGACCGGTCTGTCTCATTAAAATGGCTCGATCTTCACAACCTGATAGGAATCGGAACTCTGGTCTGGTTCCTGGTGGTGGGGGTTACCGGTGTCATCAATACACTGGCGACTCCTATTCTGGACCAATGGAAAGAAACTGAACTGGCTTCCATGATCGCTCCTTATATGAATGACGAACCCGGCACGGAACCGGTTTCGTTGGAACGGGCAGTGGCGGCCGCACGCGCGGCAGAGCCCGAAATGGAATTAGGTTTTATCGCTTTTCCCGGAAACAGTTTTGCAGGTCCTTACCACTTTTCGGCGTTCATGCGCGGGAAAACACCGCTCACCTCAAAGATTCGAACACCTCTGTTAATCGACACTCGAAGCTATGAAGTTGTAGAGAAACGGGAGCTTCCTTTGTATGTAAAAGCCTTCCTGATTTCGCAACCACTACACTTTGGAGATTATGGAGGACTTCCTCTGAAAATCCTGTGGGCAATTCTGGATATTCTGGCGATCATCGTGTTGGTGAGTGGGATTGTATTGTGGTACAAGGGCCGGCGTGTGCCTATAGAGGCGCGTCTAAAAATAGATCAATTGGCGGCATAG
- a CDS encoding FecR family protein, whose product MDQAIRDTAQNWFLRISEGKLTERDLFDFKAWRDADQRHHKAYEEIRCLWNEVDELKFAFAPTDRELIHSRKHPPLAGKSDSPERLDVRNPGFRHRSRVWSGLIAACLALFILYTSDFASILRADFRTSVGEQKKVTLPDGSIALLNTETAISTNFANNRRQITLLGGEALFEVAKDPARPFSVKAGDGVATAIGTAFTVSDLDETVFVRVIEGTVKVSGPDHNDTGSLEKSRHAVTLTAGQQVRYGAGELPGGVTPAIADSDIAWTKGFIVIKGEPMDQAISKIDRYRPGKIFIAADASELQPITARLSIEMLDVGLEALVSTHGLTVTRLTDYVLIIH is encoded by the coding sequence ATGGACCAAGCTATCAGAGATACCGCCCAAAACTGGTTCCTTCGAATTTCGGAAGGTAAACTGACCGAAAGGGATCTGTTTGATTTTAAAGCCTGGCGTGATGCAGATCAACGTCATCACAAAGCTTATGAAGAAATACGTTGCCTCTGGAATGAGGTCGATGAATTGAAATTTGCTTTTGCTCCAACAGACCGGGAACTGATCCATTCAAGAAAGCATCCACCGCTTGCTGGGAAAAGCGATTCTCCCGAACGGTTGGATGTCAGGAACCCAGGGTTCAGGCACCGATCAAGGGTATGGAGTGGGCTCATCGCGGCTTGTTTGGCACTTTTTATTCTTTACACTTCAGACTTTGCCTCCATATTGCGCGCGGATTTCCGTACCAGCGTAGGTGAACAGAAAAAGGTCACTCTGCCTGACGGGTCTATCGCCTTGTTGAATACTGAAACGGCGATCTCTACAAATTTTGCAAACAACAGGAGACAAATCACCTTGCTTGGAGGCGAAGCATTATTTGAGGTTGCCAAGGATCCGGCACGCCCTTTTTCCGTAAAAGCGGGAGACGGTGTGGCGACGGCTATCGGCACGGCTTTCACTGTCAGTGATTTGGATGAGACGGTTTTTGTCAGGGTAATCGAGGGTACCGTAAAAGTTTCCGGACCGGATCATAACGATACCGGTTCACTGGAAAAGTCCAGGCACGCGGTCACTTTAACGGCAGGACAACAAGTACGCTACGGAGCAGGCGAGTTACCCGGTGGGGTGACCCCGGCAATCGCAGACTCGGATATTGCCTGGACTAAAGGATTTATTGTGATAAAGGGCGAACCGATGGATCAGGCTATCTCTAAAATCGACCGGTACCGTCCCGGGAAGATTTTCATCGCGGCCGATGCATCAGAACTTCAACCTATTACTGCCAGACTTTCTATAGAAATGCTGGATGTTGGCCTTGAAGCGCTAGTCTCCACACATGGACTGACTGTGACGAGATTGACAGATTATGTTTTGATCATCCACTAG
- a CDS encoding response regulator yields MDPINCLESKILIVDDQASNVLLLKQILSQAGYTNIISTQNPLEVLDLYKQHKPELVLLDLNMPHLDGFGVMKQLKEVETDSYIPVLVLTAVDHPTIRHRALSAGARDFLGKPLDVSEVVCRIRNMLEVRILHNKHRNLNQILEEQVRARTQELEETRQEVIHRLGRAGEYRDNETGNHVIRMSRFSYLLSKKMRFQDKMCQLILDASPMHDIGKIGIPDKILLKPGKLEADEWEIMKTHVSKGAEILSGNDSDLMVTARNIAQHHHEKWDGSGYPEGLKGEDISIEGRIVAVCDVFDALTSERPYKKAWALKDAINWMKDQRGKHFQPELLDAFTEILPEVVKVRDQFTDTFEPVTL; encoded by the coding sequence ATGGACCCAATTAATTGCCTTGAATCTAAAATTTTGATTGTAGATGATCAGGCCTCCAATGTTTTGTTATTAAAACAAATTCTTTCTCAGGCCGGATATACAAATATTATATCAACGCAAAACCCCCTTGAAGTCCTGGACTTATACAAACAGCACAAACCCGAGTTGGTGCTACTTGATTTAAACATGCCGCATCTTGATGGTTTCGGGGTAATGAAGCAACTTAAAGAGGTTGAAACGGATTCTTATATTCCTGTGCTGGTTTTAACGGCTGTTGACCACCCCACCATTCGGCATCGCGCTTTAAGTGCGGGAGCCCGCGATTTCCTTGGAAAGCCGCTTGACGTTTCTGAAGTGGTCTGCCGCATCCGGAATATGTTGGAGGTGCGGATCCTTCATAACAAACACCGCAACCTTAACCAGATACTTGAAGAGCAGGTCCGTGCCCGGACCCAGGAACTGGAAGAAACAAGGCAGGAGGTGATCCATCGACTGGGTCGAGCGGGAGAATACCGTGACAACGAGACAGGAAACCATGTTATCAGAATGAGTCGGTTTTCATATTTATTGTCAAAAAAGATGAGATTCCAGGACAAAATGTGTCAACTGATCCTCGACGCAAGCCCTATGCATGATATTGGCAAGATTGGTATTCCAGATAAAATTCTATTGAAACCAGGCAAGCTGGAAGCCGATGAATGGGAAATAATGAAGACCCATGTAAGTAAGGGAGCAGAGATATTGTCTGGAAACGACTCAGATTTGATGGTGACCGCCCGCAATATAGCTCAGCATCATCATGAAAAATGGGATGGTTCTGGCTATCCAGAAGGGCTCAAAGGGGAAGATATTTCGATCGAAGGGCGGATTGTAGCGGTCTGCGATGTGTTTGATGCCCTGACATCTGAACGCCCCTATAAGAAGGCCTGGGCTTTGAAAGACGCAATAAACTGGATGAAAGATCAGCGTGGTAAACACTTTCAGCCTGAACTACTGGATGCTTTTACTGAAATCCTTCCGGAAGTTGTCAAGGTACGGGATCAGTTCACTGATACTTTTGAACCCGTAACACTCTGA
- a CDS encoding TonB-dependent siderophore receptor, with product MRLKINIYGSCVDRSLFRGNIRSTLEDKIPSLSSIIMAVLMVAVVFTCTPLDVAAMDGFSSSPANPQVVPSAKTKHFSIEAQSLGSALDRFSEQAQVSFASKTKNLSNLQSPGVSGTLAPQEALNRLLEGTGLGYQMKGNAFTLEKKSFQGRKELSLKRAEDESPYTLLAQNQGIDKNKDQSKQNSEKEKAKTPEKNKINLKPLNVIADRQRIVEGLNSYVVENATSSTKTDTPLIETPQSLSIVTRKQVQDQHAISLSEALRYTPGVQGEPNGIDQRLTWLRMRGFDATTTGLYRDGLQLRNPGFSIGYNIEPYSSERIEIPRGPASVMFGAGNPGGLINFVTKRPTEQPMHEFYIDGGSYNYIQGRFDISEPIEESDFSYRLTGLFRESDSQVNFTENDRIFIAPALTWSPNADTSLTILTNFQQDDLGVYQYLPAMGSLLPNPNGKIASDIYTGEPDVDHYDRKEFSLGYLFEHRINNTWKVNQNVRFNSTDVDDSTVFADTLMPDLRTMSRSQFDVDGKLDAIAIDNQVQAKFNTGPVEHTVLVGLDIQHVEASKTNRFGPAPSLDMFNPVYRTPFMSAPVFNISKIEQDQIGLYFQDQIKLFDRLIFQVGGRHDWTDSTNTVNFNAFAGSSVNMQDNDKFTFRGGVTYHSEIGLAPYFSYSESFLPVAGMDFSGNQFKPETGNQYEVGLKYQPPGWNSFITIAAFDLTRQNISTTDRINIGFQEQTGEANSKGIEFEAVSNLDFGLSFIASYTYLDTEITSSNVFGELGSRLFQASENTGSFWIDYTQPDGILKGLGVSGGVRYIGSYFADNTNMLLVPSVTLADAAIHYDWKQFRVALNAQNVFDKEFVACFDPSFCSSGPARQVRATVGVHW from the coding sequence ATGCGTTTAAAAATAAATATTTATGGTTCTTGTGTTGATCGATCTCTTTTTCGGGGGAATATCCGTTCAACACTGGAAGACAAAATACCGTCACTCTCGAGCATCATAATGGCGGTTCTGATGGTAGCAGTAGTTTTCACATGTACTCCGCTGGATGTCGCCGCCATGGACGGGTTTTCATCTTCTCCGGCAAACCCGCAAGTTGTTCCATCAGCAAAAACAAAACACTTTTCCATCGAAGCCCAATCCCTGGGTTCGGCGCTGGATCGTTTCTCGGAGCAAGCTCAGGTATCCTTCGCCTCCAAAACGAAAAACCTGTCAAACCTTCAATCACCCGGCGTTTCCGGAACACTGGCTCCACAGGAAGCACTCAACCGATTGCTTGAGGGAACAGGGTTGGGTTATCAGATGAAGGGCAATGCCTTCACTCTGGAAAAAAAATCATTCCAGGGACGCAAAGAACTCAGCCTCAAGCGAGCGGAGGACGAGTCACCCTATACCCTGCTGGCGCAAAATCAGGGAATCGATAAAAACAAAGACCAATCAAAGCAAAATTCTGAAAAGGAGAAAGCTAAAACTCCTGAAAAAAACAAAATCAATTTAAAGCCCTTGAATGTGATTGCGGACAGACAAAGAATTGTTGAAGGTCTCAATAGTTATGTGGTCGAGAATGCGACGTCTTCCACAAAAACCGATACTCCCCTCATCGAAACACCACAATCCCTTTCCATTGTCACAAGGAAACAGGTTCAAGACCAACACGCGATCAGTCTTTCTGAAGCGTTGCGCTACACGCCTGGAGTCCAGGGGGAGCCAAACGGAATCGACCAAAGATTGACCTGGCTTCGAATGAGAGGTTTTGATGCAACCACGACAGGGCTTTACCGGGATGGATTGCAATTGCGTAATCCGGGCTTCAGCATTGGTTACAACATTGAACCTTACTCTTCAGAGCGTATTGAAATACCCCGTGGTCCGGCATCTGTAATGTTTGGTGCAGGAAATCCTGGGGGATTGATCAATTTCGTTACGAAGCGGCCTACCGAACAACCTATGCACGAGTTTTACATTGACGGGGGTAGCTACAATTACATCCAGGGACGGTTTGACATCAGCGAACCTATAGAGGAAAGCGACTTTTCATATCGTTTGACGGGGCTTTTCCGGGAAAGCGATTCCCAGGTAAACTTCACTGAGAACGATCGCATCTTTATTGCTCCAGCCCTGACCTGGAGCCCAAATGCAGACACCTCACTCACCATTCTGACAAACTTTCAACAGGATGACCTGGGTGTGTATCAGTACCTACCCGCTATGGGATCCTTGCTGCCCAATCCGAATGGCAAAATCGCTAGCGATATTTACACAGGCGAACCGGATGTCGATCATTACGACCGAAAAGAATTTTCCTTGGGTTATCTTTTCGAACACCGCATCAACAACACCTGGAAGGTTAATCAAAACGTTCGCTTTAACTCAACCGATGTAGATGACAGCACTGTGTTCGCAGATACCCTGATGCCAGACCTGCGCACGATGTCCCGTTCCCAATTTGATGTGGATGGAAAGCTGGATGCTATTGCGATAGACAATCAGGTCCAGGCGAAGTTCAACACAGGCCCGGTGGAACATACGGTCCTGGTTGGGCTGGATATTCAGCATGTGGAGGCAAGCAAGACGAATCGATTCGGTCCGGCTCCCAGCCTTGATATGTTCAATCCTGTTTACAGGACGCCTTTTATGTCCGCACCTGTATTCAATATTTCAAAAATTGAGCAGGATCAAATAGGTCTTTATTTTCAGGACCAAATTAAACTGTTTGATCGATTGATTTTTCAGGTCGGCGGCAGACATGACTGGACGGATTCTACCAATACTGTCAACTTCAACGCGTTCGCGGGCTCTTCTGTCAATATGCAGGACAACGATAAATTTACCTTTCGAGGTGGGGTCACTTACCATTCGGAAATCGGGTTGGCACCCTACTTCAGTTATTCAGAATCCTTTCTGCCTGTTGCGGGCATGGATTTTTCGGGCAATCAATTTAAGCCGGAGACCGGGAATCAATACGAAGTTGGTCTTAAATACCAGCCTCCCGGATGGAACAGTTTCATCACGATTGCCGCCTTCGATCTGACGCGGCAAAATATCAGCACTACAGATCGAATCAACATTGGTTTTCAGGAGCAAACGGGTGAGGCCAATTCTAAAGGCATCGAGTTTGAAGCAGTTTCCAACCTGGATTTCGGATTGTCCTTTATTGCAAGTTACACGTACCTGGATACAGAAATCACATCCAGCAATGTTTTTGGTGAGTTAGGTTCCCGGTTGTTCCAGGCGTCTGAAAATACGGGATCATTCTGGATAGATTATACCCAGCCAGACGGGATTCTTAAGGGCCTGGGTGTGAGTGGAGGTGTGCGCTACATTGGATCCTATTTTGCTGATAACACCAACATGCTGCTGGTGCCCTCTGTGACTTTGGCCGATGCGGCGATTCATTACGACTGGAAGCAGTTTCGCGTCGCGTTGAATGCACAAAACGTTTTTGACAAGGAATTCGTCGCCTGCTTCGACCCTTCTTTCTGCTCTTCAGGTCCCGCGCGCCAGGTGAGAGCGACCGTAGGCGTCCATTGGTAA